GGCTGATATCCTTCATGGGCTGACCGACCGGACCATCGTGGTAACCGGTTACCGCGGAGAGGAAGTAGAAGCGCATTTATCCGGCTGCCATGCAGACACAGTCAGAAATCCGGCCTTTGCGGAAGGGATGTTCACCTCCGTAAAGGCCGGGATTCTGGCTCTTGACCGGGACGTATCGGCATTTCTGATTCTGCCGGTAGACTACCCGCTGGTAACGCGTAAACTGATTGCAGATCTGATAGAAGAATTTCAGCGTTCGGAGCCCCTCGTCCTGTATCCCTCTTTCTCCATGCGCAAGGGCCATCCTCCGGTTATTTCGTCTGCCTGCATTCCTGGGATTCTCTCTTATCAGGGCGGCGCGGGACTCAAGGGGGCGCTGACACCGTTTAACGGCGGGGC
Above is a genomic segment from Anaerotignum faecicola containing:
- a CDS encoding nucleotidyltransferase family protein; this encodes ADILHGLTDRTIVVTGYRGEEVEAHLSGCHADTVRNPAFAEGMFTSVKAGILALDRDVSAFLILPVDYPLVTRKLIADLIEEFQRSEPLVLYPSFSMRKGHPPVISSACIPGILSYQGGAGLKGALTPFNGGAEYFSAEDETCIIDMDTPEDYKKVLALVSKASNGTAAPESLR